One part of the Bdellovibrio bacteriovorus genome encodes these proteins:
- a CDS encoding DUF4398 domain-containing protein has protein sequence MNIQRLFIGVLLFTVIVSCQTAPVPLDDYSLARAALDAARSVQAARHSPGYWHQAEEAYRKGRIYFEDRDYGKAKEQFIRARMAAEKAENSARLIRQKTGDVL, from the coding sequence TTCATCGGAGTTTTACTTTTCACGGTGATCGTCAGCTGTCAGACTGCGCCTGTTCCCCTGGATGACTATTCCTTAGCTCGAGCCGCACTGGATGCGGCTCGTTCTGTTCAAGCGGCCCGCCATTCTCCCGGATACTGGCATCAGGCGGAAGAAGCCTATCGTAAAGGCCGCATCTATTTCGAAGACCGTGATTACGGCAAAGCCAAAGAACAATTCATCCGTGCCCGTATGGCAGCTGAAAAAGCTGAGAACTCGGCCCGTCTGATTCGTCAAAAAACTGGAGATGTCTTATGA
- a CDS encoding tetratricopeptide repeat protein yields the protein MKLIILVVAAATLLTGCLKTRTDVRENEQRQVMQQQVVTLQKTNADASGRVADLEEQMRELNGRVDVVENKLGSSHSGVENALRNSQQQNQDLSGKVAIMQEALTTMEKQIYALNAEVNALRAEKAAAQAEKSAKQAKRDAFEAAQDFFAKKDWKQSILNYQKYRDENPKGPKFADATYKIGVSFQELGMKDEAKTFYDEVVSKFPKSEEARRAKIRLKGLKK from the coding sequence ATGAAGTTGATCATTCTTGTTGTCGCCGCCGCGACTTTGCTGACGGGCTGTTTGAAAACCCGCACCGATGTTCGTGAAAATGAACAGCGCCAGGTGATGCAGCAACAGGTTGTGACTTTGCAAAAGACCAATGCGGATGCGTCCGGCCGTGTGGCCGACCTTGAAGAGCAAATGCGTGAGCTGAACGGCCGCGTGGATGTGGTTGAAAACAAGCTGGGTTCCAGCCACTCAGGTGTGGAAAACGCCCTGAGAAACTCTCAGCAGCAGAACCAGGATCTGAGCGGCAAAGTGGCTATAATGCAAGAAGCCCTCACAACCATGGAAAAACAAATCTATGCGCTGAACGCGGAAGTAAATGCCCTGCGCGCTGAAAAAGCCGCGGCTCAGGCCGAAAAATCCGCAAAACAGGCTAAAAGGGACGCTTTTGAAGCGGCTCAGGACTTTTTTGCCAAGAAAGACTGGAAACAGTCCATCCTGAACTATCAAAAGTACCGTGATGAAAACCCGAAAGGTCCTAAGTTTGCCGATGCGACCTATAAAATCGGGGTGTCCTTCCAGGAATTGGGCATGAAAGACGAGGCAAAAACCTTCTATGACGAGGTGGTCAGCAAGTTTCCGAAGTCAGAAGAGGCTCGTCGTGCTAAGATCCGTTTGAAGGGTTTAAAAAAGTAA